A single Pelotomaculum isophthalicicum JI DNA region contains:
- a CDS encoding GGDEF domain-containing protein has protein sequence MKKELFEELYCLSFSQIKEPARIVASLTNTFRKALNLRQVMVCCRNSEGYEIISSSPLINSDLEKIQQLKNCIQFELKDRNGINKGILYLVLKKRSEMTPKSRKICSAFATQISGLLALPEADYCGEQNYKKEIDHYKNLLIHDKLTGLYNRYYFEEQIKLLEGSDNYPVSMIMIDVDGLKIINDTMGHRFGDKALIIAAKLLKYTFRKEDIVTRIGGDEFVVMLARTPQKVAEQRCKKLSDAMFKYNNFNKIPPISLSTGCATSNGPEQPLADTLETADINMYSQKLKNRSTIKSSLLTNCRSFSILPSENTIGV, from the coding sequence TTGAAAAAGGAACTTTTTGAGGAACTATATTGTCTTAGCTTTTCACAAATAAAAGAACCTGCGCGGATAGTCGCGTCCCTGACAAATACTTTCAGGAAAGCGCTCAACCTGCGCCAAGTCATGGTTTGTTGTCGTAATTCGGAAGGCTATGAGATAATTTCTTCCAGTCCCTTAATCAATTCAGATCTTGAAAAAATACAACAATTAAAAAACTGTATACAATTCGAATTAAAAGATCGGAACGGAATAAATAAAGGAATACTATACCTAGTTTTAAAAAAACGCTCAGAAATGACACCAAAATCAAGAAAAATATGCAGCGCTTTCGCTACTCAAATTTCCGGGCTGCTAGCGTTACCCGAAGCCGATTACTGCGGCGAACAAAATTATAAAAAAGAAATCGATCATTACAAAAACCTTCTTATCCATGACAAACTAACCGGTTTATATAACCGTTACTACTTTGAGGAGCAAATTAAACTACTTGAAGGCAGTGATAATTACCCCGTCAGCATGATTATGATTGACGTTGACGGCCTCAAAATAATTAATGACACCATGGGGCACCGTTTTGGCGACAAAGCCCTCATTATAGCCGCTAAACTACTTAAGTATACTTTTCGCAAGGAAGATATTGTGACTAGAATAGGCGGGGATGAATTCGTTGTTATGCTGGCCAGAACTCCGCAAAAAGTCGCTGAACAAAGATGCAAAAAACTTTCAGACGCCATGTTTAAATACAATAATTTCAATAAGATACCACCAATTTCACTCTCTACAGGTTGCGCAACCTCAAACGGACCGGAACAGCCTCTCGCAGATACTTTAGAAACGGCAGACATCAATATGTACAGCCAAAAATTAAAAAATCGCTCAACTATAAAAAGTTCTCTTTTAACGAACTGCCGGTCATTCTCTATTTTACCCTCAGAAAACACGATAGGTGTCTAA
- a CDS encoding GTPase has protein sequence MPANLTPIYYKAEENFKKAVTVSEKIAALEEMLAVIPKHKGTEKMQADLKKRLSRLREEGQKKSKKGRIDPFWVEKQGAGQVVLFGFPNTGKSSLLATVTRARPKIAEYPFTTTLPMTGMMAYQDILFQMVDTPPITEELVPDGLSGTLRNADALLILVDAGSDNCLEQLLTCYDYLKEKKIMADEVSPGTRAISADRCMVLATKAEVDNSAEHIQIMNELGPPDLEIIPVSATTGLGLEIMREKIFELLKIIRVYTKTPGKAPDMKTPFILKKGSNVLDLAENIHRDLPQLMKNVRVWGSARYEGQSVNRDYQLSDRDIVEINQ, from the coding sequence ATGCCTGCCAATCTCACACCAATATATTATAAAGCTGAAGAAAATTTTAAGAAAGCCGTTACTGTATCGGAAAAAATTGCCGCTCTGGAGGAAATGCTCGCGGTGATACCAAAGCACAAAGGTACTGAAAAGATGCAGGCAGATTTAAAAAAGCGCCTTTCCCGGCTTAGGGAGGAAGGGCAGAAGAAGTCAAAAAAAGGCCGTATAGATCCTTTCTGGGTGGAAAAGCAGGGCGCCGGACAAGTGGTATTGTTTGGGTTCCCTAACACCGGCAAGTCATCTTTACTTGCAACCGTAACCAGGGCCAGACCGAAAATAGCTGAATATCCCTTTACTACGACTTTGCCTATGACCGGTATGATGGCTTATCAGGATATTTTGTTCCAGATGGTTGATACACCACCAATCACAGAAGAATTGGTTCCTGACGGCCTGTCGGGCACTCTGCGTAACGCTGATGCTTTATTAATTTTGGTCGACGCTGGTTCGGATAATTGTCTTGAACAGCTTCTAACGTGTTATGATTATCTAAAAGAAAAGAAGATTATGGCTGATGAGGTTTCGCCTGGAACGCGCGCCATATCAGCTGACCGGTGCATGGTGCTTGCAACCAAAGCAGAAGTGGATAATAGCGCTGAACATATTCAAATTATGAATGAACTTGGGCCGCCCGATCTTGAAATAATCCCAGTTTCAGCAACAACGGGGCTTGGCCTGGAAATAATGCGGGAAAAAATTTTTGAATTGCTGAAGATTATCCGGGTCTATACCAAAACGCCGGGCAAGGCGCCTGATATGAAAACCCCCTTTATACTTAAAAAAGGGAGTAATGTGCTGGACTTAGCTGAAAATATTCATCGTGATTTACCGCAACTGATGAAGAACGTTAGGGTATGGGGTTCAGCCCGTTACGAAGGCCAGTCTGTCAACCGGGATTATCAATTATCTGATCGGGATATCGTTGAGATAAACCAGTAA